The segment AATAATGGAGCATTTCTTTCCTGTTGGTTCTAAGTGTCCCGCGACACGCTCCGGGCCGAAGTGGCGGAATTGGCAGACGCGCATGGTTCAGGTCCATGTACCCGCAAGGGTGTGGGGGTTCGAGTCCCTTCTTCGGCACCATCTATCTCAGAGTCGCTAAATATAAGTTTTATTTCGGGGTGGGCGGGTTCAGGCAGTGACGCAACGTGTTACTGAACTTGATGTCAAACCCTGTGGCAACTCTGTGATTCGTTTGTAGTCCATTTCAAGCACAAGAATCTGCCGGCAATAGCTCACCTCGGGATCGCCACCGCGAGTTCATGTTCCTCACGATGACAATCGCTGTAACGCTGGCCACTACCGCAAGGGCATTCGGCATCGTAGTCGATCTGCTGAAGCAGCTCGTCCACATCATGTGGAGCGGCAGGACCAACCCACGAAGCTGGCCACAACGCATACCAGTAACCAGTTTCAAACCATGATTCTATCTGCTGCTGCATCGTTTTCGGACTGGCGTCTGTTCTATAGTGCCAGGCGAATACGGCATCGGTGCCATCGAAAACCTGCCCTCGGTGCATCAACGTTGAGAGAACTGGGTCTGATGATAAGGTCTGAGGCGCGTCATCAATACTGAAACGCGTTAACAAACACGTCGTAGCCCAGACTAAATGCTTTGCTAAGAACATCGCTGTGTAGTCCAGTGTGTGAACCAGCTCCATTGCGTCACGCTGTAGCACGCCGTCGCTGGCGAGGTACACACAAAGGGGAATGAGCGGTTTACCGTCTATGATTGCACGCTGGTCATCCCGAAGGTGGGGGTGGAAAGGGAATGCACGTCGGGAGATCTCTGGAGAGACCGCATAAACCCTTGGATGACGTGATCCCTCAAAGGTTAGAAGTATGATGTCGAAGGAGCGAGTAAACGCACCCGCAAAGCCTATGGAAAAATTGTGTGTTTTCTTGCACCGTTGTGGATGGGCAAGCCTGCCATCCCGCTCTACCCGGACTGTTTCCCCGGCTTGGAGGTGAGCCATTACGTCCGCGAACTCGGTTCCGTCCGGAAACGGCTGGATGCGCCCGCGCCAGGCACGCACGGCAGCCGTGCCCTGTGGAGGCACAACGGAATCGAATTGCGGGTACCAACGTTGAAGTTGTGCTTGAGCTGCCTCGACCAAGCCGAAATCCATCAATTACACCTCATCGGGGGTGTCCCATGGGGGCGTGGCGGGTGAACGTCGCGTCCGGGATGAGGTGGGTGCGGTGGGTGAGGTGGATGTTCCGGGTGAGATGGTTTGGTGTTTTCCGACATAATTTTGGTTTCCTTCGCCCTCTGATTGAGGGATTGAGAAGAACCTTAATCCAGAATGCCACAGTAAATCAATGGAAATCTTATGTTGCCAATGGAAACTATTAACGGGCTAGATTCAGTGGTGGCAACCTCTTGACAGTACGGTATAATCGAACCGTGCCCTCAGCACGTTCTCCTGAAGCCGTCTATCCTGTCTTCGGCCGCAAGCTTCGTGAAATACGTGAAAAAAGGAATGTTCCCCAGCAGGAGCTAGCAACGTTCTCGGGTCTAACCCGGTCCTCCATCGCCAACATCGAAAGTGGTAAGCAACGCGTGCTGTTGCATCAGGTGCTGCAATTTGCTGAGAGATTGGGCGTGAAGGTGTCCGACCTCGTGCCGTCAACACCTGAGCTACAGCAAATCCGTACAACCGAGACGCAGGATAAAAAGCTTGCGTATGCGGATGAAGTCCGCAGACTGGCAACCGGTCACAGCGGATAAGAGGGGCATCCCCTATGACAGCTAAAGAAGTTCTAGATGAGTGCCGGATATCCGATCGTCCGATTCCGCTGGAAGCAATAATTCAGCACTACGGGATAACACCGGTTCGTCTTTCAGCCACTGGCGACATTTTTGGAGCGATCGTGCGGGAGAACGGAGGGTTCTACATTGCCGTGAATCCCGACCAGCATCCGAACCGCCAGCGGTTTACGATTGCGCACGAACTCGCGCATTTCATTCTTCATTATAAAGACAGCAGTGAACGTATCGAGCATGTTGACACCGATTTCCGAGTCAGCTGGCGGAACCACGTGTCTTCACAAGGAGTGGACTGGAACGAAATTGAAGCGAATCGGTTCGCTGCCGAACTTCTTATGCCGGAGCACATGCTGCGTCCAGACGTGGATAAATTCGGCATGCTCGATGACGACGCATTACAGCGCCTCGCGGCGTTGTACAAAGTCTCGCGTCTGGCGATGCGCTTCCGCTTGATCAACTTGGGGCTGCTTCCACCTGAAGTGGATCCGTCAGGTGAGTGATGGGCAATTCTACTAGCCCTTGAGTCAGCCCGAGGGTGGATTCAGAACCCGCTCACCCATGACCGAATTCCTGGGCTCTCCTGCGGACTCCATCAACGAGCACGATTTGCCCAGAGTGTATCTTCTCTTACCGTTGCTGGAGCGGCGCGATGGTGTTTCCCTGGCCAATCATGCCCAAAAGATTCCTGCTCCCGATCTAGCTTTGTTGCTGAATGTAAAGCACTTACGCTCTCTTTTTTAAGCCAATTCCCGGGCGTGACCCGCAGCACATCGCCGTGTGACAGCAGTCACGCTGGGTTCGCGCCCCTTGCGTCACCCTATTACACATGCAGCAGGCGAGTTGACTTGCGCTGAAGGGCACTGCCAGCGCCAGTTGACGAGCAAATGGGAGAGAACATGAGTTCCGCAATCGTTGGGGAAAAGGGAGTTTTGGAGGTTGTGCCGCCGCAGTTTCCAGGCCTTCGGTCCACCACTGACGGTTCAGGGGCAGTCGTCTGGGTGGAATCGCATATCTCGCAGGCAGCATGCGCTTATCCAATTACCCCCTCCACCCCGATGGGCGATGGCTTTGCCGCTGAGGTTTCCAATGGCAAGCAGAACCTTTGGGGAGAGACTCTCCAATTCCTTGAACCGGAATCGGAACACAGCTCTGCTTCCGCATGCGAGGGTTATGCTCTGGCCGGTGGACGCGTAACCAATTTCACCTCCGGCCAGGGGCTGATCCTGATGAAAGAGGTCCTGTACGTCATCAGCGGCAAGCGCCTGCCCGTGGTCTTCCATATCGGTGCACGCGCTCTTACTTCGCAATCCTTGAACGTTCATTGTGGACACGATGACGTAATGGGCGTGGCCGATGTTGGTTGGGGCATGCTGTTCGGCCGGAATGCACAGGAAGCCTGTGATCTGGCGCTGATTGCCCGGCGGGTGGCGGAGCAGACGGAGACGCCTTTTTTCAACATACAAGATGGCTTTTTGACCACCCACACGGTGCAGACCGTACAACTGCCGGAACCCGAGCTGATGCGGGAGTTTGTGGGCGCGCCCCAGAAGCACCTCCGCAATCTATTTGATCCTCACAAACCGATCCTTACCGGATGCGTTCAGAACCAGGACAGCTACATGAAAGGCAAGGTAGCGCAGCGTTACTTTTATCAAATCATCGCGCCGGTCCTGGATCAGGCTTTTGAAGAATTCGGCAGGTTGACGGGCCGGCATTATTCGGCGGTGCTGCCGTACCGCATGAGCGATGCCGATTACGCCGTGATTGGCATGGGTTCAATGATGGAGACCGCAGAAGCGACGGTTGATTACCTGCGAGAGAACGGTATTCGCGCGGGTTGCATTTCCATTCTCAGCTTCCGTCCGTTTCCCTCGCGGCAGTTGGCGGAGTTGGTGAAATCGTGCCGCCGCATAAGCGTCATCGAGCGTTGCGATTGTCCCCTGGGACAGTCAAACCCGCTGACCACCGACGTGAAGGCCTGCTTGGCGGATTACTTCCTCGAGAGCTGGCGTCAACCGTTTGAAATCATGCCCGAAGTGTACAGCGGCGTAGCTGGCTTGGGCGGGCGCGACGTGCGCCCTGGGCATATCGTGGCGGCATTCGAAAATATGTTGTGTGGCGGCGGCAAGCGCAATTTTGTGCTCGGCGTCAACCATTCCGAAGCGATTGACTCGGCACTGGACCCGGATGTGCGTCCCAGTGGCGCATATTCGTTGAGGGGCCATTCGGTAGGCGGATTTGGGTCCGTTACTACGAACAAGGTACTAGCAAATGTGGCGTCGGATCTATTCGGACTTGATGTGCAGGCGTTTCCTAAGTATGGCTCGGAGAAGAAAGGCTTGCCCACCAATTACTACCTAACGCTCTCCTCACAGCCCTTGCGCCTGCACGCCGAATTAAAGCACGTAGAGTTTGTGGCCGTGCAGGACGCCAGCGCATTTCGCACCGACGATCCCTTGCAAGGGCTTCGTGATGGCGGGATTGTCTATCTGCAATCCGCCCTGGTGCCGGAAGAAACCTGGAAGAGTTTGCCCTCCAAAGCCAAGGCTGCAATCCGAGCACGCAAGCTGCGGGTCTTTATCATTGATGCCCAACGCATAGCCCGCGAAACCTCCAGCCGTCCCGATTTGCAGGTGCGCATGCAAGGCATCGTATTGCTGGGAGCTTTCCTGCGCCTCACGCCTTTTGCAGAGCAGGCCGTTCTAACCCCGGCCGTTCTAACTAAAGACGTGCTCTTCACGGCGTTGGAGAAAAGCCTGACCAAGTATTTTGGCAAGCGCGGCGGTCGGGTAGTTGAAGACAATGTCCGCGCAGCACGGCGGGGTTTTGATGAGATTAAAGAACTTGAGCTACCGGAGGGGCCGATTCAGGGCGAGCCTCTCGAAGACCGATCTGAAAATGAGCTGCATGTTCTTCAGACGTCTCAGGCGTGGGACGGAGTAGTCCCGGTAAACTTTTGCGAGCGCATAATTGGCTGCTACAAAGTTGGGCGTGAAGCCGAACTGCCGGCTGATGAAGCGGTCGCGCGCAGCTTCATGCCTCCTGCCAGCGCCACGCAGCGCAGCTTTCGCAACCTGGCTCCCGAGATTCCTCAGTTTCTGCCCAGCGCCTGCGTGGGCTGCATGGAATGTGTGAACGTGTGCCCCGATACTGCCATTCTGGCCAAAGTCGCCGAACCAGAAGCGCTCGATGCTGCCCTCGGACGGATTAAGGCCAACGGCGACGCGGGGTTTCTGCGATCGCAGCTGGTTGCTACCTCCAAGTATCACGAATTATTTGTGCGACGTGGCCAGGCAGGTGGACTGTTCGGCATCTTCGTTGATGCTGATAAGTGCAAGGGCTGTGGCGAGTGTGTGGTGGCCTGCGCGCGTCACGAGGCGCTCCGAATGGTGCCGAAAGAAACCATTGATCTGCATCTTTACGACCGTGCCATGCAACTGCACCGAGAACTTCCCAACACTCCTCGCCACTTTGTAAACGAGAAATCGCTTGGTGACATGATGCTCACCAGCGACTCGCAGCTTTTTGCAGGCGGCGCCGGCTCGTGCATGGGTTGTGGCGAAACCACTGCGATTCGCATGATGCTGGCAGCGACGGGCTTTGTCTATGGACAGGAGAACATCGGCATTGTCGCCGCCACTGGTTGCAATACTGTCTATGGCTCGACTTACCCGTTCAATCCTTATGCCGTGGCGTGGACGAATTCGCTGTTCGAGAACGCCCCGGCCGATGCAATGGGCATCCGTCTGCGTTGGAACCAGGAGGGACATCCGGAACGGCGGCTCTGGGTCCTAGGCGGGGATGGCGCGATGTACGATATCGGCTTTCAGTCACTCTCGCGCATGTTAATGTCCGGCCTCGACATCAAGGTGCTGGTGCTCGATACCCAGGTTTACTCCAACACCGGTGGCCAAAGCTCAACTGCAACGTTTACTTCGCAAGACGCCAAAATGTCCGCGGTTGGAAAGGCGCAGTCCGGAAAGATGGAACGGCGCAAAGAGCTTGCCCAAATCCTGCTAATGCACCCCAATGTTTTTGTAGCTCAAACGACCACTGCGCATCTTGCGCACTTCTATAAGAGCATCATGGCAGCCAATGATTACCCTGGCCCAGCCGTGGTCGTTTGCTATGCCACGTGCCCGCCGGAGCACGGAGTTGCTGATGATCACTCCATTACACAGGCGAAGCTGGCAGTCGAATCACGGGCGTTTCCACTCCTGGTGTTTGACCCGCGCAACGGCGAGCGCATGCGCGAGTGTTTAAGCCTGGCAGGCAATCCTGCCATGAAGGATGACTGGTACATTGATCCTCGCAACAGCGAACCGGTTAACTTCATAAGTTTCGCGAGAAC is part of the Terriglobales bacterium genome and harbors:
- a CDS encoding SEC-C metal-binding domain-containing protein, with amino-acid sequence MDFGLVEAAQAQLQRWYPQFDSVVPPQGTAAVRAWRGRIQPFPDGTEFADVMAHLQAGETVRVERDGRLAHPQRCKKTHNFSIGFAGAFTRSFDIILLTFEGSRHPRVYAVSPEISRRAFPFHPHLRDDQRAIIDGKPLIPLCVYLASDGVLQRDAMELVHTLDYTAMFLAKHLVWATTCLLTRFSIDDAPQTLSSDPVLSTLMHRGQVFDGTDAVFAWHYRTDASPKTMQQQIESWFETGYWYALWPASWVGPAAPHDVDELLQQIDYDAECPCGSGQRYSDCHREEHELAVAIPR
- a CDS encoding helix-turn-helix transcriptional regulator — encoded protein: MTVRYNRTVPSARSPEAVYPVFGRKLREIREKRNVPQQELATFSGLTRSSIANIESGKQRVLLHQVLQFAERLGVKVSDLVPSTPELQQIRTTETQDKKLAYADEVRRLATGHSG
- a CDS encoding ImmA/IrrE family metallo-endopeptidase, with amino-acid sequence MTAKEVLDECRISDRPIPLEAIIQHYGITPVRLSATGDIFGAIVRENGGFYIAVNPDQHPNRQRFTIAHELAHFILHYKDSSERIEHVDTDFRVSWRNHVSSQGVDWNEIEANRFAAELLMPEHMLRPDVDKFGMLDDDALQRLAALYKVSRLAMRFRLINLGLLPPEVDPSGE
- a CDS encoding 2-oxoacid:acceptor oxidoreductase family protein codes for the protein MSSAIVGEKGVLEVVPPQFPGLRSTTDGSGAVVWVESHISQAACAYPITPSTPMGDGFAAEVSNGKQNLWGETLQFLEPESEHSSASACEGYALAGGRVTNFTSGQGLILMKEVLYVISGKRLPVVFHIGARALTSQSLNVHCGHDDVMGVADVGWGMLFGRNAQEACDLALIARRVAEQTETPFFNIQDGFLTTHTVQTVQLPEPELMREFVGAPQKHLRNLFDPHKPILTGCVQNQDSYMKGKVAQRYFYQIIAPVLDQAFEEFGRLTGRHYSAVLPYRMSDADYAVIGMGSMMETAEATVDYLRENGIRAGCISILSFRPFPSRQLAELVKSCRRISVIERCDCPLGQSNPLTTDVKACLADYFLESWRQPFEIMPEVYSGVAGLGGRDVRPGHIVAAFENMLCGGGKRNFVLGVNHSEAIDSALDPDVRPSGAYSLRGHSVGGFGSVTTNKVLANVASDLFGLDVQAFPKYGSEKKGLPTNYYLTLSSQPLRLHAELKHVEFVAVQDASAFRTDDPLQGLRDGGIVYLQSALVPEETWKSLPSKAKAAIRARKLRVFIIDAQRIARETSSRPDLQVRMQGIVLLGAFLRLTPFAEQAVLTPAVLTKDVLFTALEKSLTKYFGKRGGRVVEDNVRAARRGFDEIKELELPEGPIQGEPLEDRSENELHVLQTSQAWDGVVPVNFCERIIGCYKVGREAELPADEAVARSFMPPASATQRSFRNLAPEIPQFLPSACVGCMECVNVCPDTAILAKVAEPEALDAALGRIKANGDAGFLRSQLVATSKYHELFVRRGQAGGLFGIFVDADKCKGCGECVVACARHEALRMVPKETIDLHLYDRAMQLHRELPNTPRHFVNEKSLGDMMLTSDSQLFAGGAGSCMGCGETTAIRMMLAATGFVYGQENIGIVAATGCNTVYGSTYPFNPYAVAWTNSLFENAPADAMGIRLRWNQEGHPERRLWVLGGDGAMYDIGFQSLSRMLMSGLDIKVLVLDTQVYSNTGGQSSTATFTSQDAKMSAVGKAQSGKMERRKELAQILLMHPNVFVAQTTTAHLAHFYKSIMAANDYPGPAVVVCYATCPPEHGVADDHSITQAKLAVESRAFPLLVFDPRNGERMRECLSLAGNPAMKDDWYIDPRNSEPVNFISFARTEGRFGRHFAADGSPDEFLAKAQLDRLLNWHRLQELAGLR